The genomic window TTGCTTGCAGCCAAATGACATTTGTTTCGTGTTTGATTTGTGACGGGCAGTAGATACAATCAGACCATACAGTAATGCGATTTTGATTTTTATCGGACATGTGTAGGTCTTGATCATTTTGAAGCACCCACGGCACATCACTGAAGTTTGGCCCGAGGAGCTGCTCGATTTATGGCCACGCGATTTGTCAGCGGTCATCATCACAACAAGGCCAGGGTGAGACAAATATGGTACCGAGGTGTGGTTTACAGATTTCAAGACTGATTTCAGTCACACGTATGTAACATAGGTAaagcttatacatgtattacaatacaGAGTAAACAATGGAGAATTaaattaattgttttcattCCCTAACTTTTGTTATAGTCGAGTATAGCAAAATTAACAGTTTATTGAAGATTTTTACGCGTTCCTCGGCCAAATAAAATAGCCTATATGTGAAAAATGATTCAGGTAACAAAACAGTTGGCCGGCGGCCTCGGGAAACGGTTCATCGGGTTGGTTCCAACACCTCGGGGAAAAGTTTGGACTATTGACTGATAAGgtatgaaacaactgtatactgAAATAATTATGTTTGGGTCCATTTCCCCGAAAATAATGCAAATTTAGACCGCATTATTTCTCCGTTTcggcagagacgtgtatatcacgTCTCTTGTTTATGACCGGTACTTGGTAGTTTATCACTGGGACTTGGTAGTTTATCACTGGGACTTGGTAGTTTATCACTGGGACTTGTTAGTTTATCACTGGGACTTGTTAGTTTATCACTGGGACTTGGTAGTTTATCACCGGGACTTGGTAGTTTATCACTGGGACTTGGTAGTTTATCACTGGGACTTGGTAGTTTATCACCGGGACTTGGTAGTTTATCACTGGGACTTGGTAGTTTATCACTGGGACTTGGTAGTTTATCACCGGGACTTGGTAGTTTATCACTTGGACTTGGTAGTTTATCACTGGGACTTGGTAGTTTATCACCGGGACTTGGTAGTTTATCACTGGGACTTGTTAGTTTATCACCGGGACTTGGTAGTTTATCACTGGGACTTGGTAGTTTATCACTGGGACTTGGTAGTTTATCACTGGGACTTGTTAGTTTATCACTGGGACTTGGTAGTTTATCACTGGGACTTGGTAGTTTATCACCGGGACTTGGTAGTTTATCACTGGGACTTGGTAGTTTCCGAGTGGGACCGTAATTACCCTTACAcgacttggtttggtttaatttgtttaacgtcctattaacagctaaggtcatttaaggacggcctcccgtgcgtgcgacatgcatgcgtgtgttcagtgcgtatgtgtgttttgggaggctgcggtatgttcgtgtaatgtctccttgtgataggcggGAACTTTTgacgatttatagtgctacctcactgaaggatactgccgaagacacccagcagcacaccccacccggtcacattatactgacaacgggcgaacagccgtcccactccgtgtacactgagcgctaagcaggagcagcaactaccatttttaaagactctggtatgtctcggctaggggacagaacccaaagccttcctcacaggggcgaacgctcaactaaaggccaaaagtgaggcagtgtcaatggagacgttaggaagaagaaagttgttaagaaagaagagaaaagataagatcccaaatttagttgcctcttacgatcatgcaatgggggcagcaggtacaattcttacgccctacctgcagggcagtacCCTTACACGACACAGGTATATCTAAGTCCGTGGTCCTATTAATATACCGTAACCCTTACACGACACAGGTATATCTAAGTCCGTGGTCCTATTAATATACCGTAATTACCCGTACACGACAGTGGCATATCTAAGTCCGTGGTCCTATTAATATACCATAATTACCCGTACACGACAGAGGTATAGCTAACTCCGTGGTCCTATTAATATACCGTAATTACCCGTACATGACAGAGGTATATCTAAGTCCGTGGTCCTATTAATATACCATAATTACCCGTACACGACAGAGGCATATCTAAGTCCGTGGTCCTATTAATATACCATAATTACCCGTACACGACAGAGGCATATCTAAGTCCTTGGTCTTATTAACATACCATAATTACCCGTACACGACAGAGGTATATCTAAGTCCGTGGTCCTATTAATATACCGTAATTACCCGTACACGACAGAGGTATAGCTAAGTCCGTGGTCCTATTAATATACCGTAATTACCCGTACACGACAGGGGTGTAACGGAGGTGCTGTCAATATCGTCGGGGATGGGTGTGTTCCTTGGGGTGTAGCTATACTGTTAGGGTAACTCGTACATGGCTACGGTACTACCAAACACGTAATCTCTCTTGGAACCGGAAGTAATACAGTATGGTTATCTATCCATCATGTAACCCATTCATCCATTACCGCAGTCTGTCCATACTTCACTCGATCTGTCTATCCATCATCACACTGTCCGTCCATAAACGACTCGGAGGTGTCTGGCTGAGACAGCCGGAAGTCGTGTGGGTACACCTGCCCACACCTTTCTACCCAAGGCTGATTGAAGAACATGGCGGTTTACAACATGACAAGACCATTCTGTCAACTGTTAGTCTACTGTCACTGTGACGGACAAGCATGTCAGTCATCCATAACCCGACTGGCAATCCTCTACAGTACCAGTTCACCCGAAATACCCGCAGCTATACACTCCAAACActtggtacctgtatacattataaccGACACACTGTACGAGTATCGGTGTGGACGAGTATCGGTGTGGACGAGTATCGGTGTGGACGAGTTGGTGAGCTGATCAATCAGACAATGCCACTCACACTATAACACATTAACATCCCTGTAATTTGTAAATCATAACGTTTGTTTAATCAGAAACGTGATCAGATTGACATAAACTTGCCAATTATATGATATGAAATGGAGACTGGGCCAGTTCCATTGTCGGCCCGTCGTACAGGAAACAAACATAGCGAGAAGAAATTCGCCACTTTAGCGAAAGAATCAATATGGAGTTGCTAACATGTGACAAAACGCGGGTGGCTTTACAACAAACATCACACCGTGAGCGCCTGTCTGTGACACCAAGGTACAATTTGTCATGTTCGGTCGTCAAACAGCCTTTGTGATTCCCTAATGGCCACAGGTAACCAGCACCTCGGGTGATTTATTTGTAGAATTACCTGGAGAATTACACCTTTGACAGGGTGTGCAAGAGCAAACAGTTTCGGGTATTAAAGCTATCCGACAACCGTCATCACCGCCCGCAGGTAAACAACGTAGCTGTCAGTCACGACTTATCGGAGACCTCGCTTGATTGACACATTCCATTATTCTGTTTGATCTCGCCGTGTCCCTGTTAGAGTGTCAATCTCGTTAGACTGGGGGCAGCCCATTAGATACAGTGGGCGGGTCGTACTGCACACAGGTattagccgtgttgtataggGGGCGTGGACTTGCCTGAGCGCATCCAAACCTAATAATCACCCGTACAATGGGAGACACTGAGCTTGTCGCCAACTTGGGGTGTTCTCTTATTCTCGGAGCTTTAATTCTTGACAGGGTTTACAAAGGCATGAAAGAAGCTCGTATTTTTAAGCTGGAGTTTAATATTTATCTGAATAGTTCCACCCGACCCTTGTCACCTGTAAGATCCACACAAAACATCtcttaaatatcaattaactcATTTCTCAATGCTATCAAGTTTACGGATTGTGTCGTGTTATATTCAGACCAACTTTGGGTGCATAATATTTTTACCTCGTCAGCGCACAAACGTCAACTTGGATTGAAGCTAATATCACATGGACAGCCTGGTTTATGTCCAGGGTTAAATCATTTACAGTCTATGCGTATTAATTTTATGCCAGTTGTATGCCGTAATGAGGTATTTTGAATGCATTTAGAACGAATTAGGAGGCAATGCATTGAAATCGGCACTTTGTTCTCGACACCCCCGGCCCACGGTCTAAACAGCTTACctttgtaattacatgtatccGTCTAAACAGCTTACCTTTGTAATTTGTACGTATATACTTCACatctaaaacatttaaaattcaatcGTCATAATGAGCATGGCATCATCCCATAACTATTTTAGGAAGAATTGATATTCGTAACAGGCCTGTACATTTATCATACGGCCATTTATCATACTTATTTATACTGTCTATCAATTGTTTTAAGTTTGATCGATAGTTCCCTAAACATGTTAAGTGAAATACTGTCCCTGCTGATCCTGTTGACAAGAGAAACACTATGACATCAGTATGTTCCACCGACGGACGGGATCAATCTATGCCCTGCACTTGTCTGACTTATATCCCTCGGCTTTTTGTTCTTACATATTGTAAACATCGACTCGCAAATGCTGGTTAAAGTTCATGTTTGCATACTTGACAAGAAAATATTTCTTGAGGTATTTTACCTGCTGATTCAAGGTAACTTTTGTGAACCCTTGCTGGTTTTACAAGTTATGATAATAATACGGTTTGTCATGCTCCAACACTGGCGCCCGTGAGCGTTTCCTAGGTATAGCGATAATTCCCCTCGTCTCTCTACACATTGTTTTGTGCGATGTGTTTATTGTACTTGATAGGTATCTGTTTCGTTTGCCTTTGAAGTCAGTCATAAAATGTCCAAACTGTCATTTCGGAAGATACCACGTCTTTCAACACGCCAGTTTCAATCTGTTTTGAAACACCCCTACTTGTAAAAGATTGATTGATAAGCGACGTAATAATAGCTCCGCGCTTTGATCTCCGCCGCAGGGCcattcaaaatcattaatgtCACAGGGAATTCTTTGCTTCCTAGGTTTTGAAAGAATTTAACAAAACCATTCGGAAAGGATCTTTTTAAAATTAGGACTTAGTGGCAAGGAAATACGGGCGGTAAATCATGTTTAACCAATGTAAAGAAGCTCTGAGTAAAAGCAAATAGATATGATTGTGTTATAAGTAGCAGTACTCGAGCGGGTTTTATTCGTCGCCCTCTCGTTTGCCTGGGACGTTGTATGTATTAACAGCAAGGAATGATATAAATCAGTCAACATTGACAGTTAACCCATCAAAATGATTGATGGCTAGCCATAATGGTTCCCCTCGGCTTCTCCTGGAGGAATTAATAAACTTGACGTTGATTGGTTAAGTGCAGTGCGTGCAATCCATCATCTCGTGCTTTTTATCGTCTCTGACGTCATGTGGCGTCTCTCGACCAATCGCAGCAGGTTATCAGTAgtaatttattatttcattggAAGGCGGCAAGGCTCTTTCATCTCTGATTAATTTACAAGCAAGTGTTGTCGGACGTTTTGTATTATGTCTTGTGGGGCGGTATGTTTCATTAAGTCAGTGTGATACGGTTTCTCAGGTTCATAAAGTGATTGGCAGCTGAGCCCGTAGCGTCGTGAGAGACTGTTGTAGTACTACAGTAGAGGCCGTGCTCACCGCCACAGTACACAGACCATCTAACTATACATGTGAAACCAACTGGAAACATTACACGAATGGATtatatgttttgaaaatttCTCTTGGATTTTATTCGTAAATATTTGTGAAAATGTTAACTTCAAATTCTCAGTATGAGTATCTGCACCCAGACTACCTACAACCATTACCTACCACGGTACgtatacatacttatatagtGTGATCACTTCAATCTGTATAGTTTACCTACCACAACATCTCAGAATATGTATCTTAACGCGACTAAGTCAAAGAAAAGACGAAATGGTGATTAACTCGTTaagaataagaaataaatacgGGGAATTAACTTCATTTCTCTTTAAACCATGAATTGCTTCCTGTTTATCGCACCACCACTCCTTTAACAGCACGCCACGCCGTGAGATAGTGTAGTAATATAGGGTGTGTACCTGTATACGCTAGTACAAACTACAGAATGTGTACATGTTATTAGTTATAAagaatatcatttattttattttacagttgGATGCTAAGAAGAGTCCTTTGGCATTACTTGCACAGACATGCAGTTCAATAGGAAAGGATCCGACACCATCCAAATCTATTATACCTTCTTTGGGGAAAAAAGACAATGAAAAATCCCGCGACAAGTCTGAGTCTCCGGACGTCAAACGACCGGATTCTAGCAGCAGTAAAGGTCGGGACTCTGTAGAAAAACCTGGATTTAGGACTATTCCCTCAAAGGATATTCCCCCATTAGTTCCCATTTCCACTTCTAGTGACAAAGCCAGGTCTCCATCAATTTCTCGTGAATCAAAATCCAACGAAAATGTGGCTACATCAGTTGTGTCTTCTCGTCCAGGATCGATCCCTTCATCAGTGTCAACAACAACGACGAGTGTTAGTTCTACACGGACAAACACAGGTCCTCATAAGGAGTCGGACAGTCGTGAAAGTGTGCCCACGTCAGCCCCTAAACCCGGCAGTCGGCCATCCCCTGATCACGTCTCTTACAAACCCTCCAGTCACCCATCAGCCGCCAGCTATGCAGGGTTCTCTCCATTCGGCCCTACCTACCCGGGCTATCAACTTATGTCTCCTCATGGACTACCCGTGGAATCTGCGGCGTCTGCTATGGGATACCCATCTTCCCTAACTGCTCACGGGTACGCCGCAGCCGCCAACGCTGCCGCTGTTGCAGCAGCTCAAAGTGCCGCCTCCCTAAAGCATGCGTCGGCGGCGTCAGCAATGTCGCCTTGTGTTGCATATGCCCGTGTGAGGACGCCAGCAGGTGCGACGACTCTCGTACCCGTGTGTCGGGACCCTTACTGCTCTAACTGCCAACTGACATTGCAAACTTCCCATCTATCATCTAATTGTACAGCTCCTGGATGTTCCCAATGTGCTCACGAAAAGTCCCTCCAGAGCCTCAGTGGCCTGGGGGCTCTAGGAGGGATTCCTCCGAGCGCGTCGCTGTCCATGCTACCCGGATTTTCAGCAGCCAGTGCTCTGTCGTCCAGTGCTGCCGGACTTACGACTTTCCCCTCCATGTCGTCCCTGTACCCCCACAGTGGCCACCAGGGACTTCCCTTCGTGTGTAACTGGGTATCAGCAGGCAATGAATACTGTGGTAAACGTTACACCACATCAGAGGAACTATTACAACACTTACGGACACATACGACGGCCACGGACACATCTTCCCTGGCCGCCGCCTATGGTAGTCTCGGTGGTCTCGGGGGATTGACGGGCCTACACGGACACTTGACCGCCCCTGGGAGTATCAGTCCAAACTCCCTCCGACGGTCATACCCTACAAGTCTCAGTCCTGTCAGTGGACTTTTAGGGGCCAGCAGATATCATCCTTATAAATCACATCTACCAGTGGCTCCCGGGGCCCTGCCCCCTGGGCAACCCCTCCCAAACCTCGGACCTTACTATTCACCATATTCCATATATGGTCAACGATTAGGGGCGGCGGCTGTTCCATAATAAAGTCTCCAATATTTCACGGAACTTTACAAATGTGACGAATCTTTCCTAAGGAAATCCTGGATATATACACGAAGTCCATTAACTTGACAATGCTCATTACGCCGTTTCCATACGTGAGGATGACAAGTGTGAATGGATTGGTGTGTCTATATGTCTGCTAGGACTGGATCAATCAAAAATATCaagtaataattattcaaattcGCGTATTTCATTACGACAAGTACTTTTTTGTCCCGGTTATAATACACAGATTATTTATTCCCCGATACGTgagacatagatatatataatttattaaaaactaaGTCTAGATTGTAAGTCCAGATAACAGGATAATGTTACACTATTGATGTGCCAATAAAATTGGATGGACGGTGTAACGCCCGCCACTAAATCACAGGAGTGCTATATCGGTGTGGTAGTGGAAAAAGTGCTGTGTGGAATGAACGACAGGTgttgaaatatttgtatgtttgatacagaaatattattttattaaaatattacataacattaTTTAATCTTATATCATTATTGTTAGAACGGACCAGGCAAGTAAAAAAGCTTGAACACAAATTTAAAAACACGATATTTCAGGATAAAAATACGTATGGTAACCAGCAATCCTCGCGGGGTCCTTAATAAACACTGTCTTTATTTACAGTTTAATATCGTTTTTATCCAGCTCTGAGGTTATATCTCGTGTTTATTTGAGTCTAACACAGCTGccacaatatatacatgatcTACCTGTAATTCAGTCTATTTTAAAAGGCCGCGTTATCGGTCTCCAGGAAACAGCATTCACGTTAAATTTGCTGAAAAATAACTAAATCATGGCTGGGTACGTAAGGAGTTTTAACAATATAACTAGAGTGTAGTTTTATGTAGCAGTGTTAATAATATAACTAGAGTGTAGTTTCATGTAGCAGTGTTTATTTAGTTCCCAGTAATGTTTTCTACATTTATAGAATAATAATACTAGGATTTAAAACAGGTTATTAACTGCCAACTGATTAATAACGACCAATGTATAAAAAAAGTCATCAACAATAAGCATAGATCATGTTTGTACACAAACGACATTAAAGTgatctgtgtatatataaatagaaaccCGTACTGCTGTTCCCAACGATTCCGGAAATATCTATCTGTTTctttaaatgtatatttcattaattataatGAAATAGATTGTTGTTTAATGAGAAAACGGTATTGCCTATTTAATTACTTAGATATGTGTAAATTAAACTTCCAAATTATATGAACTGtttaactatatatagtaccaGAGACACTAAAGATGAagcataaaacaaaaacaactttaTTATCATTCTCTATATTTCCTCAATATGATGAGGATTTcataaacagaatatttaaaGTACAAACAACATTCAGACGAgaatcatataaatatatatggttatttTACATGTGAAAAAGGCATTGGataattatttgtaattaagtggttcatatattttaaacatttgatgcACAAATCTTAGATTTGTCACTTGACTTTAAACATTTATTGTCCAAAATAGGCACAAAGGATTTGACACAAGTTAtgacaacttatgaagccatctcaacaaaacattttacacaattgatgacatatacatttacaaagtCAAAGTTTAAATAAgtcaattttacataattatgcaAATAGTGATATAAAGATAGACAACTTGCATGTTTAAAATATCTTGCTGGATTTGATGAAAGCCTGCACATGTTCGAACACataattatttactttttgtgagtctgaaatattcaatatcttCATTTGATAATTCATAATTAAGTGAAATTCAcaacaaaatatcatataaatcaAAGTCTGATGAATCatgtggatatatatatatataaaaagtataCCAATATTAATGATTAAGTAGCATTACAATTGGTGTGGTATAACTGATCCCAGTGTATAATGAtgtgttataactgtataacaGACCACAGTAATGACATAACATACTCTAAGATTACAATGAATGGGATATTTCACAGCTAAAGTTTCCATAAGTAATATGATTCAAGCTTACTATAAATTGACTTAAATCTGAAAAATCGTAATCTTTTGACATACGTTCAAAAATACAAGGTACTCAATTCTTTTATAAATAAGTTTTTTTGCATTGTACCTTTCCTGTAAATTTTTATAAACCAACAAAAATGTCACGTAATGAATATTTCCTCAAGATACCTATAATATCAGAAATCTACAGAGATACTCTGTGTACTAGCATACTATTATCCATACCATAAATTCGCCCtagaaataataatttcttgATATTTTATTCCATGCTTGTCTGGCCAAGCAATGCTACAAACCTGTCCGCTCAGGTTCTTTTTTTCCAAGCCTTGGATAGATTTAACAACAAAATTTGACACTCTTTCCAAAATAATTTTTGGTTTTAACTACTTTAAGAGGGCATCATTAGTTAATCATTAAGAACTAAGTATGTGGTACGGATAACAAATTACAGGTACATAATGTAGTTTATATTAAGAAATAGGTATGTGGTACCGATAACAAATTACAGGTAGTTTATATTTAGGATATAGGTTTTTATGTACTAGgaaagaaattaatttattataaggaaattgttataattatgtactaCGGATTAACAAATTAGTTTATCATTAAGAAATAGGTATGTGGTACGgataacaaattacatgtagtttatatTTAGGATATAGGTTTTTATGTACTAagaaagaaattaatttataaggaaattgttataattatgtactaCGGATTAACAAATTAGTTAATCATTAAGAAATAGGTATGTGGTACGgataacaaattacatgtagtttatatTTAGGATATAGGTTTTTATGTACAAGGaaagaaattaatttataaGGAAATTATTATGTACGTACGGATTAACAAATTAGTTTATTATTAGGAATTAATTATGTACGGATTAACAGATTAGTTTATTATGGGGAAATAGTTATGTACGTAGGGATAgacaaatttatttattattagaAAATAGTTATGTACGTATGGATCAACAAATTAGTTTATTATTAGAAAATAGTTATGTACGTATGGATAAACAAATTAGTTTATTATTAGAAAATAGTTCTGTACGTATggataaacaaattattttattattaaaacataGTTCTGTACGTATggataaacaaattattttattattaaaacataGTTCTGTACGTATGGATAAACAAATTAGTTTATTATTAGAAAATAGTTATGTACGTATGGATAAACAAATTAGTTTATTATTAGAAAATAGTTATGTACGTACGgattaacaaattatttattattagaATATAGTTCTGTACGTACCAAATAACTAATTAATTTCGTATTGTGAAATAggctagactggccaccagtcCTTACGTTTTTTGTTAGAATTGCTTTAAATTCTAAtgctagattatctccccctagtttgaaacttctAGATTCAGACATATACTCGAGACCAAAATCATGAACCTTTAtttaatttatgattttaatatctTAGAGACAGATGGCAGTCTagaaataaatatgtacaataaACAGCTTTAATCTTAGGAAACAAGTGTGTTAAAAAACACGTTTATCCCccaaaaaatatgaaaaaattaaCTAATTTACTGGTAACTTTAACAACAgaatacaatataaattattgGGAAGACACcaatatgtatattaaattgTTAACTAATGAATTACCTATCTGTTATCAGTGACGTATCAACACACCTCCctctacagtaggacacatttacatgatcaacacacctcccactacagtaggacacatttacatgatcaacacacctcccactacagtaggacacatttacatgatcaacacacctcccactacagtaggacacatttacagtatcaacacacctcccactacagtaggacacatctacatgatcaacacacctcccactacagtagggcacatttacatgatcaacataCCTCCCTCTACAGTAGggcacatttacatgatcacCACACCTCCCACTACAGTAGGGCACATTTACACGATCAACACACCTCCctctacagtaggacacatttacagtatcaacacacctcccactacagtagggcacatttacatgatcaacacacctcccactacagtagggcacatttacatgatcaacacacctccactacagtaggacacatttacatgatcaacacacctcccactacagtaggacacatttacatgatcaacacacctcccactacagtaggtcacatttacatgatcaacacacctcccactacagtagggcacatttacatgatcaacacacctcccactacagtagggtacatttacatgatcaacacacctccactacagtaggacacatttacatgatcaacacacctcccactacagtaggacacatttacatgatcaacacacctcccactacagtaggacacatttacatgatcaacacacctcccactacagtaggacacatttacatgatcaacacacctcccactacagtaaggcacatttacatgatcaacacacatccctctacagtaggacacatttacatgatcaacacacctcccactacagtaggacacatttacatgatcaacacacccCTCTACAGTAGggcacatttacatgatcaacacacccCTCTACAGTAGggcacatttacatgatcaacacacctccctCTACAGTAGggcacatt from Pecten maximus chromosome 1, xPecMax1.1, whole genome shotgun sequence includes these protein-coding regions:
- the LOC117321887 gene encoding zinc finger protein Noc-like gives rise to the protein MLTSNSQYEYLHPDYLQPLPTTLDAKKSPLALLAQTCSSIGKDPTPSKSIIPSLGKKDNEKSRDKSESPDVKRPDSSSSKGRDSVEKPGFRTIPSKDIPPLVPISTSSDKARSPSISRESKSNENVATSVVSSRPGSIPSSVSTTTTSVSSTRTNTGPHKESDSRESVPTSAPKPGSRPSPDHVSYKPSSHPSAASYAGFSPFGPTYPGYQLMSPHGLPVESAASAMGYPSSLTAHGYAAAANAAAVAAAQSAASLKHASAASAMSPCVAYARVRTPAGATTLVPVCRDPYCSNCQLTLQTSHLSSNCTAPGCSQCAHEKSLQSLSGLGALGGIPPSASLSMLPGFSAASALSSSAAGLTTFPSMSSLYPHSGHQGLPFVCNWVSAGNEYCGKRYTTSEELLQHLRTHTTATDTSSLAAAYGSLGGLGGLTGLHGHLTAPGSISPNSLRRSYPTSLSPVSGLLGASRYHPYKSHLPVAPGALPPGQPLPNLGPYYSPYSIYGQRLGAAAVP